A window of Clostridium botulinum BKT015925 contains these coding sequences:
- the rpsB gene encoding 30S ribosomal protein S2, whose product MSIISMKQLLEAGVHFGHQTRRWNPKMAPYIFTERNGIYIIDLQKTVKKVEEAYEFVKSVVADGKEVLFVGTKKQAQEAIEEESLRSGMHFVNNRWLGGMLTNFKTIRTRINKLEQLEKMEEDGTFEVLPKKEVIKLRNEKEKLEKNLGGIKNLDASKLGAMFIVDPRKEKNAIAEAKNLGIPVVAIVDTNCDPDEIDYVIPGNDDAIRAVRLITSKIAEAIIEGNQGEQLAE is encoded by the coding sequence ATGTCAATTATTTCAATGAAACAATTATTAGAAGCTGGTGTACACTTTGGTCACCAAACAAGAAGATGGAATCCTAAAATGGCTCCATACATATTCACAGAAAGAAATGGTATCTATATCATAGACCTTCAAAAAACTGTGAAAAAAGTTGAAGAAGCATATGAATTTGTTAAAAGTGTAGTTGCTGATGGAAAAGAAGTTTTATTCGTAGGAACTAAAAAACAAGCTCAAGAAGCTATAGAAGAAGAAAGCTTAAGATCAGGAATGCACTTCGTAAACAATAGATGGTTAGGCGGAATGCTTACAAACTTCAAAACAATAAGAACAAGAATCAATAAATTAGAACAATTAGAAAAAATGGAAGAAGATGGAACTTTTGAAGTTCTACCTAAAAAAGAAGTTATAAAATTAAGAAATGAAAAAGAAAAATTAGAAAAGAATCTTGGCGGAATAAAGAACCTAGATGCTAGCAAATTAGGAGCAATGTTTATAGTAGATCCAAGAAAAGAAAAAAATGCTATAGCTGAAGCAAAAAATCTTGGAATTCCTGTAGTTGCAATAGTTGATACAAACTGTGACCCAGATGAAATAGATTATGTAATACCAGGAAACGATGATGCTATAAGAGCCGTAAGATTAATAACTTCAAAAATAGCAGAAGCTATAATAGAAGGAAACCAAGGTGAACAATTAGCTGAATAA
- the ylqF gene encoding ribosome biogenesis GTPase YlqF gives MSINWFPGHMAKTRREIKENLKFVDIVIEIRDARIVKSSANPDIDDICKNKPRIILLNKSDLSEEKVTKEWIKKLSNEFIRVASVNCVTGKGLNSIKPMINDLLKQKHDRLRAKGVVNITTRAMVVGIPNVGKSSFINKMAKNNTAKVGDKPGVTKNKQWIKTKMGIELLDTPGVLWPKFEDEQVGLNLAFTGAIKDEIMDIETLAFKLIGKLQEEYPKRLMERYKLNSLSDDTLENMDNIGRKRGAVISGGNIDYNRVSVLILDELRGGKLGSISLERP, from the coding sequence ATGTCAATAAATTGGTTCCCAGGTCATATGGCTAAAACCCGAAGAGAAATAAAAGAAAATTTAAAATTTGTAGATATAGTAATAGAGATTAGAGATGCTAGAATAGTAAAATCTAGTGCTAATCCTGATATTGATGATATATGTAAGAATAAACCTAGAATTATTTTATTAAATAAAAGTGATTTATCAGAGGAAAAAGTAACTAAGGAATGGATTAAAAAATTATCCAATGAATTTATAAGAGTTGCTAGTGTAAATTGTGTTACAGGAAAAGGATTAAATAGCATAAAGCCTATGATAAATGATCTTTTAAAACAAAAACATGATCGTTTGAGAGCAAAAGGTGTAGTGAATATTACAACTAGAGCTATGGTTGTAGGTATTCCTAATGTAGGTAAATCTTCTTTTATAAATAAGATGGCTAAAAATAATACAGCTAAAGTAGGAGATAAACCAGGGGTTACTAAAAATAAACAATGGATCAAAACAAAAATGGGTATTGAGTTATTGGATACACCAGGTGTTTTATGGCCTAAATTTGAAGATGAACAAGTTGGCTTGAATCTTGCTTTTACAGGTGCTATTAAAGATGAAATAATGGATATAGAAACTTTAGCCTTTAAATTAATAGGAAAACTTCAAGAAGAATATCCAAAAAGATTAATGGAACGATACAAATTAAATTCATTAAGTGACGATACACTTGAGAATATGGACAATATAGGAAGAAAAAGAGGGGCTGTAATATCTGGTGGAAATATAGATTATAATAGAGTATCTGTTCTTATTTTAGATGAACTAAGAGGTGGAAAATTAGGTTCTATATCACTAGAAAGGCCGTGA
- a CDS encoding YraN family protein, with protein MYNYNKAIGTFGETLSEKFLISKGHKILNKNFRCKLGEIDIISKFKNCICFTEVKTRYNNLYGIPCESVTHKKINKIKNTAKFYIAVNNTFDYEFNFNVIEILMNTNDNTYIINFIENAF; from the coding sequence ATGTATAACTATAATAAAGCGATTGGAACTTTTGGAGAAACTTTATCTGAAAAATTTTTAATATCTAAAGGTCATAAAATTTTAAATAAAAATTTTAGATGCAAATTAGGAGAAATTGATATAATCAGCAAATTTAAAAATTGTATTTGCTTTACGGAAGTAAAAACTAGATACAATAATCTATATGGCATTCCCTGTGAATCTGTTACACATAAAAAAATTAATAAAATTAAAAATACCGCTAAATTTTACATAGCGGTAAACAATACATTTGATTATGAATTTAACTTTAATGTAATTGAAATTTTAATGAATACTAATGATAACACATACATTATAAACTTCATAGAAAATGCATTTTAG
- the trmD gene encoding tRNA (guanosine(37)-N1)-methyltransferase TrmD, whose amino-acid sequence MRIDILTLFPEMFDIFNYSIIGRAINKEILQINAYNIRDYSENKHKKVDDYPYGGGAGMVMTPQPIVDSIKALKKNNSGKVIFLGPRGKTFNQEVAKELSKEKELIFICGHYEGIDERAYKYIDEEISLGDFVLTGGEMACIPVVDSICRLVPGVLSSSESYMEESFYNGLLEYPQYTRPECFEGEKVPDVLLSGHHENVRKWRRLNSLLVTKEKRLDLFNKVDLSKEDKKLLDNYNKK is encoded by the coding sequence ATGAGAATAGATATTTTAACATTATTTCCAGAGATGTTTGACATTTTTAATTACAGTATAATAGGAAGAGCTATTAATAAAGAAATTTTACAAATAAATGCCTATAATATAAGAGACTACTCTGAAAATAAGCATAAAAAGGTAGATGATTATCCTTATGGTGGGGGAGCAGGAATGGTAATGACTCCTCAACCTATAGTAGATTCTATAAAAGCATTAAAGAAAAATAATTCAGGAAAGGTTATATTTTTGGGGCCAAGAGGGAAGACTTTTAACCAAGAGGTTGCGAAGGAACTTTCAAAAGAAAAAGAATTGATTTTTATCTGTGGTCATTATGAGGGAATAGATGAAAGAGCATACAAATATATAGATGAAGAGATATCACTTGGAGATTTTGTTCTAACAGGAGGAGAGATGGCGTGTATTCCGGTTGTGGATAGTATATGTAGACTTGTGCCTGGTGTACTATCTTCAAGTGAAAGTTATATGGAAGAATCCTTTTATAATGGTTTATTAGAATATCCTCAGTATACAAGGCCGGAATGTTTTGAAGGAGAAAAAGTACCTGATGTTTTATTGTCTGGACACCATGAAAATGTAAGAAAATGGAGAAGGTTAAATTCACTTCTTGTTACTAAAGAAAAAAGACTGGATCTATTTAATAAAGTAGATTTATCAAAAGAAGACAAAAAACTACTTGATAATTATAATAAAAAGTAG
- the dprA gene encoding DNA-processing protein DprA, with protein MNDYEIWFASAKLSYNIKNKLISKFKNVQNIWYYSTRDEKNNLINEKIKKSLMNAWSEKNITTIKNKLMKEQIHTVTITDELYPKRLKAYEDSPYMLFYKGDITKLNNTKNVSIIGSRDCSSYGINVTNIICDDLCIHNINIVSGMAKGIDSIAHKKCIDNNSYTCAVLGSGIDVIYPKENKYLYNDIIKNGCVISQFLPGTKPYSFNFPIRNRIISGLSDLVIVVEANKKSGTLITASAALEQGKDVIAVPGNIFSKQSKGTNNLIKDGAYTFTDIQDIYDLLRLNYVEKTSENIKNMSIEETKVYKHINSVPIHFDEVLRLTNIDIKQLYEVLFELQLKDEIMCLSGNYYVRNNKTV; from the coding sequence ATGAATGATTATGAAATTTGGTTTGCAAGTGCTAAATTATCATATAATATAAAAAATAAATTGATTAGCAAATTTAAAAATGTGCAAAATATATGGTATTATAGTACACGTGATGAAAAAAATAACCTTATTAATGAAAAAATAAAGAAATCTTTAATGAATGCATGGAGTGAAAAAAATATAACTACTATAAAAAATAAGTTAATGAAAGAACAAATACATACTGTTACTATAACAGATGAGTTATATCCTAAAAGATTAAAAGCTTATGAAGATTCTCCATATATGTTATTTTATAAGGGAGATATAACTAAGTTAAATAATACAAAGAATGTTTCAATAATAGGGTCAAGAGATTGCAGTAGTTATGGAATAAATGTTACTAATATAATATGTGATGATCTTTGTATTCATAATATAAATATAGTGAGCGGTATGGCAAAAGGTATAGATAGTATAGCTCATAAAAAGTGTATAGATAATAATTCATATACTTGTGCAGTATTAGGTTCAGGTATAGATGTTATATATCCTAAAGAAAATAAATATTTATATAATGATATAATAAAAAATGGATGTGTTATATCACAGTTTCTACCGGGAACAAAACCATATTCTTTTAATTTTCCAATAAGAAATAGAATAATTAGTGGATTGAGTGATTTGGTTATCGTGGTAGAAGCTAATAAGAAAAGTGGAACGTTAATAACAGCATCTGCTGCATTAGAACAAGGAAAAGATGTTATTGCAGTTCCAGGAAATATTTTTTCTAAACAAAGTAAGGGCACTAATAATTTAATTAAAGATGGTGCATATACTTTTACTGATATTCAAGATATATATGATTTGTTAAGGTTGAATTATGTTGAAAAAACTAGTGAGAATATTAAAAATATGAGCATTGAAGAAACTAAAGTGTATAAACATATTAATAGTGTTCCCATACATTTTGATGAAGTTTTACGATTAACTAATATTGACATAAAACAATTATATGAGGTATTATTTGAATTGCAGTTAAAAGATGAAATAATGTGTTTAAGTGGAAATTATTATGTTAGAAATAATAAAACTGTGTAA
- the tsf gene encoding translation elongation factor Ts, translating to MITAKMVKELRETTGAGMMDCKKALTETAGDMEKAIEFLREKGLAAAAKKAGRVAAEGIVTTYISEDNKTAVVLEINCETDFVAVNESFVEFTNTLAKQIAESNVSDVEALLEEKYVADTNVTVKEALTELIAKIGENMNIRRFEKLTVESGAINGYIHGDGKIGVLVQLNCEKQSDVLMPLAKDIAMQVAAVNPLFLDETSVDQTVLEKEREIYRVQALNEGKPEKIVDKMVEGRVKKYLKEVCLVDQVWVKNSDYTIKQLVEEKSKEVGATITLSKFVRFERGEGIEKKEENFAEEVQRQMKQK from the coding sequence ATGATTACTGCAAAAATGGTTAAAGAATTAAGAGAAACAACTGGCGCAGGAATGATGGATTGTAAGAAAGCTTTAACAGAAACTGCTGGAGATATGGAAAAAGCTATCGAATTCTTAAGAGAAAAAGGATTAGCTGCAGCAGCTAAGAAAGCAGGAAGGGTAGCAGCCGAAGGTATAGTTACTACTTACATAAGCGAAGATAACAAAACTGCTGTTGTTTTAGAAATCAACTGTGAAACTGACTTCGTTGCTGTTAACGAATCATTCGTAGAATTTACAAATACTTTAGCAAAACAAATTGCTGAATCTAATGTTAGTGATGTTGAAGCATTACTAGAAGAAAAATATGTAGCAGATACAAATGTAACTGTAAAAGAAGCATTAACTGAATTAATAGCTAAAATCGGAGAAAACATGAACATCAGAAGATTTGAAAAGCTTACTGTTGAAAGTGGAGCAATCAATGGATATATTCATGGTGATGGAAAAATAGGAGTATTAGTACAATTAAATTGTGAAAAACAAAGCGATGTATTAATGCCACTTGCTAAAGATATAGCTATGCAAGTTGCAGCTGTAAATCCATTATTCTTAGATGAAACTAGTGTAGATCAAACAGTTCTTGAAAAAGAAAGAGAAATCTACAGAGTTCAAGCTTTAAATGAAGGAAAACCTGAAAAAATAGTTGATAAAATGGTTGAAGGTAGAGTTAAAAAGTACCTTAAAGAAGTATGTCTAGTTGACCAAGTATGGGTTAAAAACTCAGACTATACAATAAAACAACTAGTTGAAGAAAAATCAAAAGAAGTTGGAGCAACTATTACTCTTTCTAAATTTGTAAGATTTGAAAGAGGAGAAGGTATTGAAAAGAAAGAAGAGAACTTTGCAGAAGAAGTTCAAAGACAAATGAAACAAAAATAG
- a CDS encoding ribonuclease HII — translation MNIIDMKVSEIKTYVSNLLNNYNNNTDYKSIIKVLQSDNRVSVKKLSTTIEKFLQDRENEIKRVKTMYQFDSEYIVANEYLAGCDEVGRGPLAGPIVAAAVILDLEFANNDKLILKINDSKKIKPELREELAEIIKEKAIAYCVAEIDNSEIDNKGIAWCNNEVLQRSVNGLKVKPDLVLSDGYKIKNCSIDNKFVVKGDAKSASIACASIIAKVYRDKLMQKYSEIYKDYAFDKNMGYGTKEHIDSIKKYGCTPIHRKSFLTNILNTF, via the coding sequence ATGAACATAATTGATATGAAAGTATCAGAGATAAAAACATATGTTTCTAATTTACTAAATAATTATAATAATAATACAGATTATAAATCTATAATAAAAGTTTTACAAAGTGATAATAGAGTATCTGTAAAAAAATTAAGTACAACAATAGAGAAGTTTTTACAAGATAGAGAAAATGAAATTAAAAGAGTAAAGACAATGTACCAATTTGATTCAGAATATATTGTTGCTAATGAATACTTAGCTGGCTGTGATGAAGTAGGAAGAGGTCCTTTAGCAGGTCCTATAGTAGCTGCTGCTGTAATATTAGATTTAGAATTTGCAAATAATGATAAATTAATATTAAAAATAAATGATTCTAAAAAAATAAAGCCAGAATTAAGAGAAGAACTTGCAGAGATAATAAAGGAAAAAGCAATTGCGTATTGTGTAGCTGAGATAGATAATTCAGAAATAGATAATAAAGGTATTGCTTGGTGTAATAATGAGGTTTTACAAAGATCTGTAAATGGGTTAAAAGTAAAACCTGACCTAGTATTATCTGATGGATATAAAATAAAAAATTGCTCTATAGATAATAAGTTTGTTGTAAAAGGAGATGCAAAAAGTGCAAGTATAGCATGTGCATCTATAATAGCCAAAGTTTATAGAGATAAATTGATGCAAAAGTATTCCGAGATATATAAAGATTATGCATTTGATAAGAATATGGGGTATGGTACTAAAGAACATATAGATTCTATAAAAAAATATGGATGTACTCCTATTCACAGAAAAAGTTTTTTAACAAATATACTTAATACATTTTAA
- the rplS gene encoding 50S ribosomal protein L19, which produces MLEIIKAIEAEQVKTDVTEFNVGDTVRVNVRIKEANKERLQAFEGTVIKRQNGGIRETFTVRRVAYGTGVERTFPVNSPMLESIKVVRKGKVRRSKLYYLRDRVGKAAKVKEALNR; this is translated from the coding sequence ATGTTAGAAATTATAAAGGCTATCGAAGCTGAACAAGTAAAAACAGACGTAACAGAATTCAACGTAGGAGATACTGTTAGAGTTAACGTAAGAATTAAAGAAGCAAACAAAGAAAGACTTCAAGCTTTTGAAGGAACAGTAATAAAAAGACAAAATGGTGGAATAAGAGAAACTTTCACTGTTAGAAGAGTAGCTTATGGAACTGGTGTTGAAAGAACATTCCCAGTAAACTCTCCAATGCTTGAAAGCATAAAAGTAGTAAGAAAAGGTAAAGTAAGAAGATCTAAACTTTACTACTTAAGAGATAGAGTAGGTAAAGCTGCAAAAGTTAAAGAAGCTTTAAACAGATAG
- the codY gene encoding GTP-sensing pleiotropic transcriptional regulator CodY, with amino-acid sequence MASELLTKIRRLNKIIQKTGAEPVVFDDICGSLSEVLECNVYIISRKGKILGHRFFNGVECESVKEKVVSERKFPEKFNSKLLGINETISNVQNDGKSSFDEKKPAEMEGKLSTIVPIVGNRERLGTLFLTRFEGLFSDEDLILAEYSATIVGLEILRAKNDEMEDEARKKAVVQLAIGTLSYSELEAVEHVFNELDGNEGLLVASKIADKVGITRSVIVNALRKFESAGVIESRSLGMKGTHIKILNDKLLDELKKIK; translated from the coding sequence ATGGCTTCAGAATTATTAACTAAGATACGAAGACTTAATAAAATAATACAAAAAACAGGGGCTGAACCAGTTGTATTCGATGATATATGCGGATCACTAAGTGAGGTATTAGAATGCAATGTTTATATAATAAGCAGAAAAGGAAAAATATTAGGACATAGATTTTTTAATGGTGTTGAGTGCGAAAGTGTTAAAGAAAAAGTTGTTTCTGAAAGAAAATTTCCGGAAAAGTTTAACTCAAAATTATTAGGTATAAATGAAACTATTTCAAATGTTCAAAATGATGGTAAGTCATCTTTTGATGAAAAGAAGCCAGCAGAAATGGAAGGCAAGCTTTCAACTATAGTACCTATAGTTGGAAATAGAGAAAGATTAGGAACTTTATTCCTTACAAGATTTGAAGGGCTATTTTCAGATGAAGATTTAATATTAGCTGAGTATAGTGCTACAATAGTTGGTCTTGAAATATTAAGAGCTAAAAATGATGAAATGGAAGATGAAGCTAGAAAGAAAGCAGTAGTTCAATTAGCAATAGGGACTTTATCATATTCAGAATTAGAAGCTGTAGAGCATGTGTTCAATGAATTAGATGGAAATGAAGGATTGCTTGTAGCATCTAAAATAGCGGATAAAGTAGGAATTACGCGATCGGTAATAGTAAATGCTTTAAGAAAGTTTGAAAGCGCTGGTGTAATAGAATCAAGATCATTAGGAATGAAAGGTACTCATATAAAAATTCTAAATGATAAATTATTAGATGAATTAAAAAAGATAAAATAG
- a CDS encoding YifB family Mg chelatase-like AAA ATPase — MVIKINSATFTGINGNIINVEIDISNGLPTFNIVGLPDVSVKESKERVRAAIINSGFQFPMKRITVNLAPADVKKEGSLLDLPIAIAILLASNQIQCEYIEKFLFIGELSLLGELKKVRGALPIVIDSICNDIFKFIVPMENADECAVIHNAKVFPFETLIQVIEFLKYRDLIPYICKENKVNSAEIMDFSEVLGQESCKRAIEVAASGGHNILMFGPPGCGKTMIAKRVPTVLPKLSYEEALEVTKIYSISNKLEKNSGLIQKRPFRSPHHTSSQISLVGGGSKLMPGEISLAHNGVLFLDEILEFNKKTLDVLRQPLEDRVIKISRASGSVEYPANFMGVFSTNPCPCGNFGYEDENRECTCTPYERRRYLNRLSKPILDRIDIFIGMNSVSYDKLEGSCNNEESESIRKRVERARDIQRKRFRKDGIYCNAQMTGGLLKRYCKLDDDASKVMEKIYNRFNLSTRSYSRIIKVSRSIADLRGSKNIEKEDLIEALQYRKFINEKII; from the coding sequence ATGGTTATAAAAATTAATTCAGCCACTTTTACAGGAATTAATGGCAATATAATAAATGTAGAAATAGATATATCTAATGGATTGCCTACATTTAATATAGTTGGACTTCCTGATGTTTCAGTTAAGGAATCAAAAGAGAGAGTACGTGCTGCAATAATAAATTCTGGATTTCAATTTCCTATGAAGAGAATAACGGTTAATTTAGCTCCAGCAGATGTAAAAAAAGAAGGGTCATTATTAGATTTACCTATAGCAATAGCTATATTATTAGCTAGTAACCAGATACAATGTGAATATATTGAAAAATTTTTATTTATCGGTGAACTTTCACTTTTAGGAGAATTAAAAAAAGTAAGAGGGGCTCTTCCTATAGTTATAGATTCTATATGTAATGATATTTTTAAATTTATAGTTCCCATGGAAAATGCAGATGAATGTGCTGTTATACATAATGCAAAAGTATTTCCTTTTGAAACATTAATTCAAGTTATAGAATTTTTAAAATATAGAGATTTAATACCTTATATATGTAAAGAAAATAAAGTGAATAGTGCTGAAATTATGGATTTTTCAGAAGTATTAGGACAAGAAAGTTGTAAAAGAGCTATAGAAGTTGCAGCTTCAGGAGGGCATAATATATTGATGTTTGGTCCACCTGGATGTGGTAAAACAATGATAGCCAAAAGAGTACCTACAGTACTGCCTAAATTAAGTTATGAGGAAGCACTAGAAGTTACTAAAATTTATAGTATATCTAATAAGTTAGAGAAAAATTCCGGTTTAATTCAAAAAAGGCCATTTAGAAGTCCACATCATACTTCATCACAAATATCATTAGTTGGAGGTGGAAGTAAATTGATGCCTGGAGAAATTTCATTAGCTCATAATGGGGTATTATTTTTGGATGAAATACTTGAGTTTAATAAAAAGACATTAGATGTGCTTAGACAACCACTTGAAGATAGAGTAATTAAAATAAGTAGGGCAAGTGGAAGTGTAGAGTATCCAGCTAACTTTATGGGGGTTTTTTCAACAAATCCATGTCCGTGTGGCAATTTTGGTTATGAAGATGAAAATAGAGAATGTACGTGTACTCCTTATGAAAGAAGAAGGTATTTAAATAGACTTTCAAAGCCTATATTAGATAGAATTGATATATTCATAGGAATGAATTCTGTATCTTATGATAAGTTAGAAGGAAGTTGTAACAACGAAGAATCAGAGAGTATAAGAAAAAGAGTGGAAAGAGCACGTGATATACAACGTAAAAGATTTAGGAAGGATGGAATTTATTGCAATGCCCAAATGACGGGGGGATTGTTAAAAAGATACTGTAAATTGGATGATGATGCAAGTAAAGTTATGGAAAAAATTTATAATAGATTTAATTTGAGTACTAGAAGTTATAGTAGAATTATAAAAGTTTCAAGAAGCATTGCAGATTTAAGGGGCAGTAAAAATATAGAGAAAGAAGATTTAATTGAAGCATTACAATATAGAAAATTTATTAATGAAAAAATTATATAG
- the topA gene encoding type I DNA topoisomerase: MGQKLVIVESPAKAKTIGKYLGKNYVVTASMGHVRDLPKSQLGVDIDNNYDPRYITIRGKGELLSTLRKQAKKSDKVFLATDPDREGEAISWHLAEALKIDEDAQCRIEFNEITKNAIKAAIKNPRKLNLNLVDAQQARRVLDRLVGYKISPILWRKVKWGLSAGRVQSVALKMICDREDEISKFEPKEYWTIECELKKQKSQKTFIVKLASKNNKKIDINNEKESTEIIEELKKGDYIVDNIKESTKNKKPLPPFTTSTFQQDSYKKLNFSTKKSMSVAQQLYEGIDIKGKGTIGLITYMRTDSVRIAEEAQNNARNFIEESFGKEYIPSEIRNFKGKKNIQDAHEAIRPTYIELAPDSIKDNLKPEQYKVYNLIWKRFMASQMSDCVMNTMSIKIKNGEYTLKASGSNVKFDGFKKVYEYEEDEDSLKFPALEQNEVLIDKKVDGKQHFTQPPARFSEATLVKTLEENGIGRPSTYAPIVSTLLDRKYIEREKKTLLPTELGFIVNNIVSEYFKQIVDVEFTAEMESKLDSIEEGKEKWKDVVDEFYSPLIECIEIAEKEIAKITIEDKVTDVKCDKCGRNMVIKHGRFGDFLACPGYPECKNTKPIVEEIDVPCPLCGGKILIRKSKKGRRFYGCSNYPECKFVSWSEPVIEKCPKCGSFMVKKQSKSRGNYIECSNKECKEKIQKENIEK, translated from the coding sequence ATGGGTCAGAAACTAGTTATAGTAGAATCTCCGGCAAAAGCTAAAACTATAGGAAAGTATTTGGGAAAAAATTATGTTGTTACGGCCTCCATGGGTCATGTAAGAGATTTACCTAAAAGTCAATTAGGAGTTGATATAGATAATAATTATGATCCTAGATATATAACTATACGAGGCAAAGGGGAATTGTTAAGTACATTAAGAAAGCAAGCAAAAAAAAGTGATAAAGTTTTTCTTGCAACCGACCCTGACCGAGAAGGTGAAGCGATATCTTGGCATTTAGCGGAAGCATTAAAAATAGACGAAGATGCTCAATGCAGAATTGAATTTAATGAGATAACTAAAAACGCTATAAAAGCTGCTATAAAAAATCCTAGAAAATTAAATTTAAACTTGGTTGATGCTCAACAAGCAAGAAGAGTTCTTGACAGATTAGTAGGATATAAAATAAGCCCTATACTTTGGCGAAAGGTAAAATGGGGTTTAAGTGCCGGAAGAGTTCAATCAGTTGCTTTGAAAATGATTTGTGATAGAGAAGATGAAATAAGTAAGTTTGAACCTAAAGAATATTGGACAATAGAATGCGAACTTAAAAAGCAAAAGTCACAAAAAACATTTATAGTTAAATTAGCTTCTAAGAATAATAAGAAAATTGATATAAATAATGAAAAAGAAAGTACTGAAATTATTGAAGAGTTGAAAAAAGGTGATTATATTGTTGACAATATAAAAGAATCTACTAAAAATAAAAAGCCATTACCACCTTTTACAACAAGTACTTTTCAACAAGATTCATATAAAAAGTTGAATTTTTCAACTAAAAAATCTATGTCAGTAGCACAACAATTATATGAAGGAATCGACATTAAAGGAAAAGGAACTATAGGTCTTATAACTTATATGAGAACAGATTCTGTGCGTATAGCGGAAGAAGCGCAAAATAATGCTAGAAACTTTATAGAAGAAAGCTTTGGTAAGGAATACATTCCTTCAGAAATCAGAAATTTTAAGGGAAAGAAAAATATTCAGGATGCCCATGAAGCTATTAGACCCACGTATATAGAACTTGCTCCAGATAGTATAAAAGATAACTTAAAACCAGAACAATATAAGGTATATAATCTAATTTGGAAGAGATTTATGGCAAGTCAAATGTCAGATTGTGTTATGAATACAATGTCAATAAAAATAAAAAATGGGGAGTATACTTTAAAAGCTAGTGGTTCAAATGTAAAGTTTGATGGATTTAAAAAGGTATATGAATACGAAGAAGATGAAGATAGTTTGAAATTTCCTGCTTTGGAGCAAAATGAAGTTCTTATAGATAAAAAAGTAGATGGAAAACAACACTTTACTCAACCACCAGCAAGATTTTCAGAAGCTACTTTGGTTAAGACTTTAGAAGAAAATGGAATAGGAAGACCAAGTACTTATGCTCCAATAGTATCTACTTTGTTAGATAGAAAATATATAGAACGAGAAAAGAAAACGCTACTTCCTACTGAACTAGGATTTATAGTAAATAATATTGTGAGTGAATACTTTAAACAAATAGTTGATGTTGAATTTACGGCTGAAATGGAAAGTAAGCTGGATAGTATAGAAGAAGGTAAAGAAAAATGGAAAGATGTTGTCGATGAATTCTATTCTCCGTTAATTGAATGTATAGAAATTGCTGAAAAAGAAATTGCAAAAATTACAATAGAAGATAAAGTTACGGATGTAAAGTGTGATAAGTGTGGAAGAAATATGGTTATAAAACATGGAAGATTTGGAGATTTTCTTGCGTGTCCAGGTTATCCAGAATGTAAAAATACAAAACCAATAGTAGAAGAGATAGATGTACCATGTCCTTTATGTGGTGGTAAGATATTAATTAGAAAAAGCAAAAAAGGTAGAAGATTTTATGGATGTAGTAATTACCCTGAATGCAAATTTGTTAGCTGGTCTGAGCCTGTAATAGAAAAGTGTCCTAAATGCGGTAGTTTTATGGTGAAAAAACAAAGTAAATCAAGAGGAAATTATATAGAATGTTCCAATAAAGAATGTAAAGAGAAGATACAAAAAGAAAATATTGAAAAATAG